A genomic region of Palaemon carinicauda isolate YSFRI2023 chromosome 11, ASM3689809v2, whole genome shotgun sequence contains the following coding sequences:
- the LOC137650304 gene encoding uncharacterized protein, whose protein sequence is MYTLLYMDNGAITMETGESLEWAYNELPRIFAPYKFEVQQIITNDNSLQIKIDEDMKTQTPETTKLFGLAWDRVRDEIFTKPICLDGKATTKRAVLGTIASQFDIYGFNMPILNRSRLFMHRLQCNKNLGWDALLPLELQREWGNICKQANASPPIKIGRYVGPRNGTYKLMAYTDASHDLYGSVIFLQHVESGKVSFVQAKNRMINTRLKNKSIPSLELNAIVLGVETLVELQRDISGPSCLKPVNIVEMVLYADSLCALHWLNSSSQKLDKMQRCSTFVMNRIGNIQKLCQRFPIRFCFISGKENPADCVTRCLSHKQLYKTNFLVGPGKKLDDLPGVEHDMTFIIPNPMTVTDSGYLSKLNAPLGAELSQTTFSSLTGSPEYVIDPCKYSSFRKLILIYRRILVGIRNWKSKAGICSQTSSDTNPNLFAEASKRVVITEQRKWFPEIFAYFQNKNSFNLKAIPNLITQLNIFMDENGILRVKSKFKKWFSNNGFPILLPRDSALTKLIILDVHFNLFHAGCYSVLAEIRRQFHIPRHFSTIKKALKQCVHCRRFCNRTFKLSQNSYREFRSNLPSKPFANVFIDHMGPFHVRKNNETQKVWLLCITCTWSRAVNLKICKDLGVKEFLRSFQLHCFDYGIPELCVSDMGTQLVAGANVMQNFLSDHASQLYFEENNIRPIQFQQYFKGCSKLGSLVEVCVKQVKRLLFGSIKNLVLSYDDFEFIVCHTVHLVNRRPIAFKESLREEDLDFIPEPITPEQLVKGYELTSMNLLPELQGIPDEDPDWQPCVNPQQVKDEYMKLRKVRNNLLSKYHNEFLGTLIDQAVDKKDRYRPITQRGIKIGDIVLLKEVHTKPNNYPMGLVKELQYNSIGEVTGASIQKGSTREVVKRHITTLVPFLERLDDSELSSTNDSVKLLSEPPHVKRKAAIVSEQKTREILTE, encoded by the coding sequence atgtataccttgctgtatatggataatggtgcaattaccatggaaactggagagtctttagaatgggcttataatgagctgcctcgcatttttgctccgtacaaattcgaggttcagcagattatcactaatgataattccttacaaattaagatagatgaagacatgaaaactcagacccctgaaactacaaagttgtttggtcttgcatgggacagagtaagagatgaaatatttacaaagcctatttgccttgatggcaaggccaccactaaacgtgctgttttaggaacaattgcttctcaatttgacatatatggctttaacatgcctattttaaacagaagccgtttgtttatgcacaggcttcagtgcaataaaaaccttggttgggatgcattgttgccattagagcttcaacgtgaatggggaaatatatgtaaacaagctAATGCTTCTCCTCCCATTAAGATAGGTAGATATGTCGGACCAAGGAATGGTACTTATAAGCTTATGGCTTATACTGATGCTAGTCACGACTTATATGGTTCAGTAATTTTTTTGCAGCACGTTGAATCTGGTAAGGTGAGTTTTGTTCAAGCTAAGAACCGTATGATTAACACTCGGCTGAAGAATAAGTCAATTCCTTCATTAGAGTTAAATGCCATTGTTTTGGGTGTCGAAACTCTCGTGGAACTGCAAAGAGATATCTCTGGACCTTCTTGCCTGAAACCTGTTAACATAGTAGAAATGGTTCTCTATGCTGATTCTCTTTGTGCCCTACACTGGCTTAATTCTTCCTCCCAGAAACTGGATAAAATGCAAAGGTGTTCAACTTTCGTAATGAATAGAATTGGTAATATTCAAAAATTGTGTCAACGATTTCCAATAAGATTCTGTTTCATTTCAGGGAAAGAGAATCCGGCCGACTGTGTTACTAGATGCCTCTCACATAAGCAGttgtataaaactaattttctcgtcGGTCCAGGCAAGAAGTTGGATGACCTCCCTGGTGTGGAACATGACATGACTTTTATTATTCCAAATCCCATGACTGTCACAGACTCTGGGTACCTCTCAAAGTTGAATGCACCTTTAGGGGCAGAACTTTCTCAAACTACTTTTTCTTCCTTAACAGGTTCTCCTGAATATGTTATTGATCCCTGCAAGTATTCCAGCTTTCGTAAGTTGATTCTGATTTATCGAAGAATACTAGTAGGCATAAGAAACTGGAAGTCAAAGGCAGGTATATGTTCTCAAACCTCATCTGATACCAACCCTAATCTCTTTGCAGAAGCTAGTAAGAGAGTTGTTATAACAGAGCAAAGGAAGTGGTTTCCAGAGATCTTTGCTTACTTTCAGAATAAGAATAGTTTTAATCTGAAGGCCATTCCTAACCTCATTACTCAGCttaatatattcatggatgaaaatggtattcttagggttaaaagcaaatttaagaaatggtttagCAATAATGGTTTTCCTATTTTACTGCCGAGAGACAGTGCTTTGACGAAGCTAATTATTTTGGATGTTCATTTCAATCTGTTTCATGCAGGATGTTATTCAGTTCTAGCTGAAATACGACGACAATTTCATATCCCTAGGCATTTTTCGACCATCAAAAAAGCATTAAAACAATGTGTGCATTGTAGGCGTTTTTGTAATAGAACTTTCAAACTTAGTCAGAATTCATATAGGGAATTCAGGTCTAATTTACCATCCAAGCCATTTGCTAatgttttcattgatcatatgggtcctttccatgttaggaagaataatgaaactcaaaaagtgtggttattatgcattacatgtacttggagtagggcagtgaatcttaaaatttgcaaggatcttggtgtaaaagaattcttgcgatctttccagctgcattgttttgattatggaatccctgaattatgcgtcagtgatatggggacacagcttgtagctggggctaatgtgatgcagaactttttaagtgatcatgctagtcagttatattttgaagaaaacaatattcgccctatacagtttcagcaatattttaaaggatgcagtaagcttggatctcttgttgaagtttgtgtcaaacaggttaaaagattgttgtttggaagtataaaaaatctcgttttatcttatgatgactttgaatttattgtttgccacactgttcaccttgttaataggagacctatagcctttaaggaatcccttagagaagaagatttagactttatacctgaaccaattacacctgaacagttagttaagggctatgaactgacttccatgaacctccttccagaattacagggtataccagatgaggatcctgactggcaaccttgtgtaaatccccaacaggttaaagatgagtatatgaaattaaggaaagtcagaaataatctgttatcaaaatatcataacgAGTTTTTGGGTACACTGATTGACCAAGCTGTTGATAAAAAGGATAGATACCGACCAATTACACAGAGGGGTATTAAAATTGGGGATATTGTCCTACTGAAAGAGGTgcacacaaaacctaacaattatccTATGGGTTTGGTGAAAGAATTGCAATATAACAGTATCGGTGAAGTTACAGGAGCATCGATACAAAAGGGTTCTACTAGGGAAGTTGTTAAAAGACACATTACAACACTGGTTCCTTTTCTTGAAAGATTAGATGATTCGGAACTTTCGTCGACTAATGATTCAGTTAAACTTTTATCAGAGCCTCCCCAtgtcaaaagaaaggctgctatagttAGTGAGCAGAAGACCAGGGAGATTTTAACAGAGTGA